A stretch of Microbacterium caowuchunii DNA encodes these proteins:
- a CDS encoding DUF6157 family protein, whose product MGSTNYRGTFIQVAEDCPVEAAEPPPSTGKAPTVAALQYALVSEHPYEYTSDDVLFEVHATRQSIDAEERAEAREAFFAKDQACLRSSPLGKRYGWGIHHDAEGRVAVVPLGSDEYRALAADPSVTQVKAMRSKRA is encoded by the coding sequence ATGGGAAGCACCAATTACCGGGGCACGTTCATCCAGGTCGCCGAGGACTGCCCGGTCGAGGCCGCGGAGCCGCCGCCGTCGACCGGGAAGGCACCGACCGTGGCCGCACTGCAGTACGCGCTCGTCTCGGAGCACCCCTACGAGTACACGAGCGACGATGTGCTCTTCGAGGTGCACGCGACGAGGCAGTCCATCGACGCGGAGGAACGCGCCGAGGCACGCGAGGCCTTCTTCGCCAAGGACCAGGCGTGCCTGCGCTCATCCCCGCTCGGCAAGCGGTACGGGTGGGGCATCCATCACGACGCGGAGGGTCGCGTCGCCGTCGTGCCCCTCGGCTCCGACGAGTACCGCGCCCTCGCCGCCGACCCCTCGGTGACCCAGGTCAAAGCGATGCGCTCGAAGCGCGCCTGA
- a CDS encoding AraC family transcriptional regulator — MSVPGAGERPIAAGERTGVLYPDRLAKYAAGWIRPDSTVSAVVDHYWHVSWALGEDERLDQPIIDLPAVTATVEEGDVPGPLMVTGVHGRAWRRTLHGSGHVFAIRLRPAGLAVLSDLTPTRVADATDPVTPDLDARLHTSMLAIAAGADPAERACFADLMVMQALDERPPSPSALLANDVLDALRERVHHRTGRPLAERLGRSERTIQRACMETLGHGPKWLSRRIRLQEVALALATRPHDDLAAVAADLGYADQSHLTRDFRTATGLTPDAYRRATPGATV; from the coding sequence GTGAGCGTCCCAGGGGCGGGGGAGCGACCGATCGCCGCGGGGGAACGGACCGGGGTGCTGTACCCGGATCGACTCGCGAAGTATGCGGCGGGCTGGATCAGGCCGGACTCCACCGTGTCGGCGGTCGTCGATCACTACTGGCATGTCTCCTGGGCTCTGGGTGAGGATGAGCGGTTGGACCAGCCGATCATCGACCTGCCTGCAGTGACCGCGACCGTGGAGGAAGGGGACGTTCCTGGTCCGCTCATGGTCACCGGAGTGCACGGGCGGGCATGGCGGCGCACCCTCCACGGCAGCGGTCATGTGTTCGCCATCCGCCTGCGACCGGCGGGGCTGGCGGTACTCAGCGACCTCACCCCCACACGGGTCGCCGACGCGACCGACCCGGTCACCCCCGATCTCGACGCGCGCCTGCACACGTCGATGCTCGCCATCGCGGCCGGTGCAGATCCGGCCGAGCGAGCGTGCTTCGCCGACCTGATGGTCATGCAGGCTCTCGATGAGCGCCCGCCTTCCCCGTCTGCATTGCTGGCCAATGACGTGCTGGATGCGTTGCGTGAGCGGGTGCATCACAGAACCGGCCGTCCGCTCGCGGAACGGTTGGGACGCAGTGAGCGGACGATTCAGCGTGCCTGCATGGAGACCCTGGGGCACGGCCCGAAGTGGCTGAGCCGCCGCATCCGTCTCCAGGAGGTTGCCCTCGCCCTGGCGACCCGCCCCCACGACGATCTGGCCGCCGTCGCCGCCGACCTGGGCTACGCGGATCAGTCACACCTCACCCGCGACTTCCGCACCGCGACGGGCCTGACACCCGATGCCTACCGCCGGGCGACACCCGGCGCGACGGTATAG
- a CDS encoding VIT1/CCC1 transporter family protein: MTNSPAPTPRERKRWAQYLVNERAEATVYRRLAARRTGEERDILLALAAAEGRHEAHWLTLLGSEPVRLPRPNTRTRFLGWLAERFGSIFVLALAQNAENRSPYDDDPHASAAMRADEKIHAEVVRGLAARGRRRLSGSFRAAVFGANDGLVSNLALVMGVGATGVGSQFVLFSGIAGLLAGALSMGAGEFVSVRSQRELLVATEPSNDADSVLPDLDLGANELALVYRARGLDEEAALARARRVVEVAQAAERGVPYRLPTAAIDVHETVGSAWQAALSSFLFFASGAVIPVLPWMFGMAGLSAVILALGLVGIALLATGATVGLLSGGPPWRRALRQLFIGFGAAAVTYALGLVFGVSVA, encoded by the coding sequence GTGACGAACAGTCCCGCGCCCACGCCCCGCGAGCGCAAACGCTGGGCGCAGTACCTCGTGAACGAGCGCGCGGAAGCGACGGTCTACCGGCGTCTGGCCGCGCGGCGCACGGGGGAGGAGCGGGACATCCTGCTCGCCCTCGCCGCCGCGGAGGGACGGCACGAGGCGCATTGGCTGACGCTGCTCGGTTCCGAGCCGGTGCGCCTGCCGCGGCCGAACACCCGCACCCGGTTCCTGGGCTGGCTGGCGGAGCGTTTCGGATCGATCTTCGTGCTCGCCCTCGCTCAGAACGCCGAGAACCGGTCGCCGTACGATGACGACCCACACGCCAGCGCCGCCATGCGTGCCGATGAGAAGATCCACGCCGAGGTGGTGCGAGGGCTCGCGGCTCGCGGCAGACGTCGACTGTCCGGGTCCTTCCGGGCTGCCGTGTTCGGCGCCAACGACGGCCTCGTGTCGAACCTGGCACTGGTGATGGGGGTGGGCGCGACGGGTGTGGGCTCGCAGTTCGTCCTGTTCAGCGGCATCGCGGGCCTCCTGGCCGGGGCGCTGTCGATGGGGGCGGGAGAGTTCGTCTCGGTGCGTTCCCAGCGCGAACTCCTCGTCGCCACCGAACCCAGCAACGACGCGGACAGCGTCCTGCCCGATCTGGACCTGGGCGCGAACGAGCTGGCTCTGGTCTACCGTGCACGGGGACTGGATGAAGAGGCGGCGCTCGCCAGGGCCCGCAGGGTCGTCGAGGTCGCACAGGCCGCCGAACGGGGCGTGCCGTACCGCCTGCCGACAGCGGCGATCGACGTGCACGAGACGGTCGGCAGCGCATGGCAGGCCGCGCTGTCCAGCTTCCTGTTCTTCGCGTCGGGAGCCGTCATCCCGGTGCTGCCCTGGATGTTCGGGATGGCCGGACTGTCGGCCGTCATCCTGGCGCTGGGGCTCGTCGGGATCGCGCTGCTCGCGACCGGGGCGACGGTGGGACTGCTCTCCGGTGGACCGCCGTGGCGACGCGCTCTGCGCCAGTTGTTCATCGGGTTCGGTGCGGCCGCGGTCACCTACGCCCTCGGACTGGTGTTCGGCGTCAGCGTGGCGTGA